Proteins encoded within one genomic window of Halocatena marina:
- a CDS encoding GNAT family N-acetyltransferase, whose translation MPILKSIQRASLTSPWPALLDSAVHGGATCLVATTTTDTPIGYALSVTGQPETDAVDQATGRETDTEGAQCYLAELAVDPHHRREGYGSSLLKSVIERTDADELLLTARADDTTARGFYETHGFQVIDRLPEHYEHGHGQETERRDGLLLSKPLGSGPTFQS comes from the coding sequence ATGCCGATACTCAAGTCGATTCAGCGGGCATCACTCACTTCGCCATGGCCAGCGCTGCTCGACAGCGCAGTCCACGGGGGAGCCACCTGTCTCGTGGCAACGACAACGACGGACACACCGATCGGTTACGCGCTCTCGGTGACGGGACAGCCCGAAACAGACGCCGTTGATCAAGCCACAGGTAGAGAGACAGATACAGAAGGCGCTCAGTGTTATCTTGCCGAACTCGCCGTTGACCCACACCATCGTCGTGAAGGATACGGCTCATCTCTCCTCAAATCAGTCATTGAACGCACAGACGCCGACGAACTCCTACTAACCGCACGGGCTGACGATACAACCGCACGAGGATTCTACGAAACACACGGCTTCCAAGTGATCGACAGACTACCCGAGCATTACGAACACGGTCACGGTCAGGAAACGGAACGACGAGACGGGCTGTTGCTCTCGAAACCGCTCGGCTCCGGGCCCACGTTCCAGTCGTGA